Proteins encoded in a region of the Paenibacillus sp. E222 genome:
- a CDS encoding 1-deoxy-D-xylulose-5-phosphate reductoisomerase, with the protein MKKIAILGSTGSIGTQTLDVVDMHPERFQVEGLAAGGNIELLIEQAKRYRPKKVSVGSKKLAETVAPHLPAETQLFYGKEGLVEVAAGTDADTVVTAVMGSVGLESTLAAIDAGKQIGLANKETLITAGHIVTARAVAKGVPILPVDSEHSAIFQCLNGEPRERVMGITLTASGGSFRDLTREQLKEVTVEDALKHPNWSMGSKITIDSATMVNKGLEVIEAHWLFGLSYDQIEVLLHPESIIHSYVEFNDTSIIAQLGNPDMRVPIQYALTYPDRLPSPAQRLSLAQAGKLHFREMDLERFPCLRMAYECGKMGGTATTAFNAANEVAVARFLRKEISFLKIEDIIASVLDAHRNVDEPDLEEIARCDQEIRQLAFSL; encoded by the coding sequence ATGAAAAAAATTGCGATTCTCGGGTCAACCGGTTCCATTGGAACCCAGACACTGGATGTAGTCGATATGCATCCCGAACGCTTTCAAGTAGAAGGACTTGCTGCTGGGGGCAATATAGAATTGCTGATTGAGCAAGCGAAGCGTTATCGGCCCAAAAAGGTATCGGTTGGCTCAAAAAAGTTAGCAGAGACCGTAGCTCCGCACTTGCCTGCCGAAACGCAGCTTTTTTATGGCAAAGAAGGACTGGTGGAAGTCGCTGCCGGCACGGATGCAGATACGGTTGTTACTGCCGTAATGGGAAGTGTTGGGCTTGAGTCGACCCTGGCTGCTATTGATGCAGGCAAACAGATCGGGCTGGCTAACAAGGAGACGCTAATTACAGCGGGACACATTGTTACTGCCAGAGCAGTTGCGAAAGGGGTACCGATTCTGCCTGTGGATAGTGAGCACTCAGCTATCTTCCAATGCTTGAATGGAGAACCCCGTGAACGTGTGATGGGAATTACGCTAACTGCCTCTGGAGGATCATTCCGTGATTTGACTCGTGAACAGCTGAAGGAAGTTACCGTAGAAGATGCACTCAAACATCCCAACTGGTCGATGGGCTCGAAGATCACGATAGACTCGGCGACGATGGTGAATAAAGGTCTAGAAGTTATTGAAGCGCATTGGCTTTTTGGTTTAAGTTATGATCAGATTGAAGTGCTGCTTCACCCGGAGAGCATCATTCATTCCTACGTGGAGTTCAATGATACGAGCATTATTGCACAGCTTGGCAATCCGGACATGCGCGTTCCGATTCAGTACGCATTGACCTATCCAGACCGCTTGCCATCACCTGCACAACGTCTATCCCTAGCACAAGCGGGCAAGCTGCATTTCCGTGAGATGGATTTGGAACGGTTCCCTTGTTTAAGAATGGCATACGAGTGTGGTAAAATGGGGGGAACCGCAACAACGGCGTTTAATGCAGCCAATGAGGTTGCCGTAGCACGTTTCTTGCGTAAAGAGATTTCGTTCCTTAAAATAGAGGATATTATTGCTTCTGTGCTGGATGCGCACCGCAATGTGGACGAGCCTGATCTGGAGGAAATCGCAAGATGTGATCAGGAAATCCGTCAACTTGCGTTCAGTCTGTAA
- the rpsB gene encoding 30S ribosomal protein S2, with the protein MAVISMKQLLEAGVHFGHQTRRWNPKMDRYIFTERNGIYIIDLQKTVKKVEEAYNFVKGIAGENGTILFVGTKKQAQDSVKEEAERAGQFYINQRWLGGTLTNFSTIQKRIDRLKQLEAWEEDGTFAVLPKKEVILLRKEKDRLEKFLGGIKNMKGLPSALFIIDPRKERIAVAEARKLGIPIVGIVDTNCDPDEIDYVIPGNDDAIRAVKLLTGKMADAVIEANQGEETSA; encoded by the coding sequence ATGGCAGTAATCTCCATGAAGCAGCTTCTCGAAGCTGGGGTACACTTCGGTCACCAAACTCGTCGTTGGAACCCAAAAATGGATCGTTATATCTTCACTGAAAGAAACGGAATTTATATCATTGACTTGCAAAAGACAGTGAAAAAAGTCGAAGAGGCTTACAACTTCGTTAAAGGAATCGCAGGAGAGAATGGTACAATTCTTTTCGTGGGTACTAAGAAACAAGCTCAAGATTCCGTTAAAGAAGAAGCTGAACGCGCTGGTCAATTCTACATTAACCAACGTTGGCTCGGCGGTACCCTGACTAACTTCTCAACTATTCAAAAACGTATTGATCGTTTGAAACAGTTGGAAGCTTGGGAAGAAGACGGTACTTTCGCTGTATTGCCTAAAAAAGAAGTAATCTTGCTTCGCAAAGAGAAAGATCGTCTGGAGAAATTCCTCGGCGGTATTAAAAATATGAAAGGCCTGCCAAGCGCCCTGTTCATCATCGATCCGCGCAAAGAGCGTATCGCTGTTGCGGAAGCTCGCAAATTGGGTATCCCAATTGTAGGTATCGTTGATACAAACTGCGATCCGGATGAGATCGATTATGTAATTCCGGGTAACGACGACGCAATTCGCGCCGTTAAGCTGTTGACAGGTAAAATGGCTGATGCCGTTATCGAAGCTAACCAAGGCGAAGAAACTTCCGCTTAA
- the tsf gene encoding translation elongation factor Ts yields the protein MAVNASAVKELREKTGAGMLDCKKALEEANGDITKAAELLREKGLSAAASKAGRAATEGVVESYIHAGGRIGVLVEVNCETDFVGKTDQFKDFVKDIAMQIAAASPKFVTREEVPTEELEKEKEILKAQALNEGKPEKIVEKMVEGRIGKYYEEFCLLEQTFVKDPDKTISQLLNEKISQIGENISIRRFVRYELGEGLEKKVDNFVEEVMSQVNK from the coding sequence ATGGCAGTTAATGCGAGTGCAGTAAAAGAACTCCGTGAAAAAACGGGCGCAGGTATGCTCGATTGTAAAAAAGCACTGGAAGAAGCAAACGGTGACATCACGAAAGCAGCTGAATTGCTTCGTGAAAAAGGTCTGTCAGCAGCAGCAAGCAAAGCTGGCCGTGCAGCAACTGAAGGTGTTGTAGAATCTTATATTCACGCTGGTGGCCGTATTGGTGTGCTGGTAGAAGTTAACTGTGAAACTGACTTTGTTGGTAAAACAGATCAATTCAAAGATTTCGTTAAGGACATCGCTATGCAAATCGCAGCAGCGAGCCCGAAATTTGTAACTCGTGAAGAAGTTCCTACAGAAGAGCTGGAAAAAGAGAAAGAAATCCTGAAAGCTCAAGCTCTGAACGAAGGCAAACCAGAAAAAATCGTTGAGAAAATGGTTGAAGGCCGTATCGGTAAATATTACGAAGAATTCTGCCTGTTGGAGCAAACCTTTGTTAAAGATCCAGACAAAACGATCTCCCAACTGTTGAACGAAAAAATTAGCCAAATCGGTGAAAACATCTCCATCCGTCGTTTCGTTCGTTACGAACTGGGTGAAGGTCTTGAGAAAAAAGTAGACAACTTCGTAGAAGAAGTTATGTCCCAAGTAAACAAATAA
- a CDS encoding endolytic transglycosylase MltG — translation MDKRSLWIGLGSGMIVGAVLLQLATVGQNALSESNLDPELATANLTMEQLEAAAKSMDMKLVASDDELYTEAEWVAKKKQESSELQGKTATAPEAAESAVKPEQPDDPKQPDTNENDKQDEVDQPKTTEPSTPNRPEAAATVSFKVRSGNSLAIVAGNLEKAGIVDSAQAFIKAGRAERINTKIQVGTYDLEKGESFKSIIAKITKEPSN, via the coding sequence ATGGACAAGCGCTCCTTATGGATTGGACTTGGAAGTGGCATGATTGTTGGTGCGGTATTGCTGCAGCTTGCAACGGTTGGACAAAACGCACTGTCTGAGAGTAATCTCGACCCTGAACTGGCTACAGCCAACCTGACGATGGAACAGCTTGAAGCAGCCGCTAAGAGCATGGATATGAAGCTTGTAGCTTCTGATGATGAGCTGTATACAGAAGCTGAGTGGGTAGCGAAGAAGAAACAGGAAAGCAGTGAACTGCAGGGGAAAACGGCAACGGCACCTGAAGCGGCAGAATCGGCTGTGAAACCGGAGCAACCTGACGATCCAAAGCAACCTGATACCAATGAAAACGACAAACAGGACGAAGTAGATCAGCCAAAGACGACCGAACCGTCAACGCCTAATCGTCCAGAAGCTGCGGCTACTGTATCGTTCAAAGTACGTTCAGGCAACAGTCTGGCCATCGTGGCCGGGAATCTGGAGAAAGCCGGGATTGTCGATAGTGCACAAGCTTTCATAAAGGCTGGAAGAGCAGAGCGGATTAACACCAAAATACAGGTTGGTACCTATGACTTGGAAAAAGGCGAAAGCTTCAAATCTATTATCGCCAAGATTACAAAAGAACCGTCAAACTGA
- the pyrH gene encoding UMP kinase — MEQPVFKRVVLKVSGESLSGQNGYGIDAETISSIAQQVKEVVELGVQVAIVCGGGNIWRGIAGSENGIDRATADYMGMLATVMNSLALQDALEQIEVPTRVQTSIAMQQIAEPYIRRRAIRHLEKGRVVIFAAGTGNPFFSTDTTAALRAAEIEAEVILMAKNKVDGVYSADPFKDSTAVKFDQLTYMDILNKDLGVMDSTASSLCKDNNIPLIVFAITEQGNIKRVVLGERIGTIVKGSVD; from the coding sequence TTGGAACAGCCAGTATTTAAACGTGTTGTCTTAAAGGTCAGCGGAGAGTCTCTTTCCGGTCAAAATGGCTACGGTATTGATGCAGAGACGATCTCGTCGATTGCCCAGCAAGTAAAAGAAGTAGTTGAACTAGGTGTACAGGTTGCCATCGTATGCGGCGGCGGAAACATCTGGCGTGGAATTGCCGGTAGCGAGAACGGCATCGACAGAGCGACTGCGGATTATATGGGGATGCTGGCGACGGTTATGAACTCGCTCGCACTGCAAGATGCATTGGAACAGATTGAAGTACCTACTCGCGTACAGACATCGATTGCTATGCAGCAAATTGCAGAGCCTTATATTCGTCGTAGAGCTATTCGTCATCTGGAGAAAGGCCGGGTCGTTATTTTTGCAGCAGGTACAGGTAACCCGTTCTTCTCCACCGATACAACAGCAGCACTGCGCGCAGCAGAGATCGAAGCAGAAGTCATCTTGATGGCCAAAAATAAAGTGGATGGTGTATACTCAGCAGATCCGTTTAAAGACAGCACCGCTGTCAAGTTTGATCAGTTGACTTACATGGATATACTTAACAAAGATCTTGGTGTAATGGACTCAACGGCGTCCTCGCTGTGTAAGGACAACAACATTCCGTTGATCGTATTTGCCATTACGGAACAAGGTAACATCAAACGTGTTGTTCTTGGTGAACGCATCGGGACAATCGTTAAAGGGAGTGTAGATTAA
- a CDS encoding phosphatidate cytidylyltransferase, protein MKQRLTTGIIAGVLFLGFCMLGGPWYHGLVLLMALIGYYEFVKMTGVQPFSGVALIGYAGIFAIVFPWEMVWEARPLTLFQIGWLVMLVLMTASVVTKNKIPVNTVAMLFLGVMYIGIGFYYIAESRHLHHGLFWTFLLLGSIWASDAGAYFVGKLIGKNKLWPSISPNKTVEGALGGIIIAVVTSVVFAWVSDGLLSWQRAIWIGVACAVVGQMGDLIQSAYKRVYNIKDSGNLLPGHGGILDRCDSWIVVFPFVHILMLLPY, encoded by the coding sequence TTGAAACAGCGATTAACGACAGGAATCATAGCAGGTGTGTTGTTTTTGGGTTTTTGCATGCTGGGCGGACCCTGGTACCATGGTTTGGTATTGCTTATGGCTCTCATCGGTTATTATGAATTTGTGAAAATGACCGGGGTACAGCCTTTTTCAGGTGTAGCCCTAATCGGTTATGCAGGTATCTTTGCAATTGTGTTTCCTTGGGAAATGGTATGGGAAGCCAGGCCGCTAACGTTATTCCAGATTGGCTGGCTTGTGATGCTTGTATTAATGACGGCGTCTGTTGTAACTAAAAACAAGATTCCTGTGAATACAGTCGCCATGCTCTTTCTGGGAGTAATGTATATTGGAATCGGTTTTTATTACATCGCGGAATCCAGACACTTGCATCATGGGCTGTTCTGGACGTTCCTGCTTCTGGGCTCCATATGGGCAAGTGATGCAGGTGCCTATTTTGTAGGGAAACTTATCGGGAAGAACAAACTTTGGCCTTCGATCAGTCCTAACAAAACGGTGGAGGGTGCGCTGGGTGGTATTATAATCGCAGTAGTCACTTCTGTTGTTTTTGCATGGGTGTCAGACGGCTTGTTGTCTTGGCAAAGAGCGATCTGGATTGGGGTTGCATGTGCGGTTGTAGGACAGATGGGAGATTTGATTCAATCTGCTTACAAACGTGTGTATAACATCAAAGATTCCGGTAATTTGCTCCCGGGGCATGGTGGTATTCTGGATCGGTGCGACAGCTGGATTGTCGTTTTTCCATTCGTACATATACTAATGCTTCTGCCCTATTAA
- the frr gene encoding ribosome recycling factor: MPQAVKKHAEERMDKAIQALRRDLATLRAGRATPALLDRIQVEYYGAMTPLNQLANISTPDSRTLLIQPWDKSSMGDIERAIMKSDLGLTPANDGTMIRLSIPALTEERRQELVKLTKKFGEEGKVAIRNIRRDANDDIKKMEKSDISEDESRRHQDDIQKSTDKFIAEVDKVLAAKEKEIMEV; the protein is encoded by the coding sequence ATGCCACAAGCGGTTAAAAAACATGCCGAAGAACGTATGGATAAAGCGATTCAAGCGTTACGACGTGATCTTGCCACTTTGCGTGCAGGTCGTGCAACTCCGGCTCTTCTCGACCGGATTCAAGTGGAGTATTACGGTGCAATGACTCCGCTCAACCAATTGGCTAATATCAGTACACCGGATTCCCGGACACTGCTGATCCAGCCGTGGGATAAATCCTCCATGGGGGACATTGAGCGTGCAATTATGAAATCCGATCTTGGTCTTACGCCAGCGAACGACGGAACTATGATTCGTCTGTCCATTCCAGCACTTACGGAAGAACGCAGACAAGAACTTGTGAAGTTGACGAAAAAGTTTGGTGAAGAAGGCAAAGTAGCCATTCGTAATATTCGCCGTGATGCGAATGATGATATTAAAAAAATGGAGAAGTCAGACATTTCCGAGGACGAGTCCCGGAGACATCAAGACGACATCCAAAAATCGACCGACAAGTTTATTGCTGAAGTCGATAAGGTACTCGCTGCCAAAGAAAAAGAAATCATGGAAGTGTAA
- a CDS encoding isoprenyl transferase: MIKRVRSWWNGADKQETLTISEDNIPQHVAIIMDGNGRWAKRLGLPRIAGHQNGMKAVKRATIAADELGIKYLTMYAFSTENWTRPKEEVDFLMRLPQEFLAIELDELIEKNVRIRMMGQEEHLPSHTINALREAIRLTEHNTGLVLNFAMNYGSRREMTDCVKQIALQVKSGELSADDITPELIDRHMLTGDMPDPDLLIRTSGELRLSNFMLWQLAYSELWFTDIYWPEFGKKHLLEAVAEYQRRTRRYGGLK; the protein is encoded by the coding sequence ATGATCAAACGGGTTCGGTCGTGGTGGAATGGGGCTGACAAGCAGGAAACGCTGACTATATCCGAGGATAATATCCCGCAGCACGTCGCCATCATTATGGACGGCAATGGACGATGGGCGAAACGTTTGGGTCTCCCACGAATAGCTGGCCACCAGAATGGGATGAAGGCGGTCAAACGTGCGACCATCGCGGCGGATGAACTGGGCATCAAATATCTGACGATGTACGCTTTTTCGACAGAAAACTGGACGCGTCCAAAAGAAGAAGTGGATTTTCTGATGCGGCTTCCGCAAGAATTTTTGGCGATAGAGCTGGATGAGCTTATAGAAAAAAATGTACGCATCCGTATGATGGGCCAGGAGGAGCACTTGCCTTCCCATACCATTAATGCTTTGCGTGAAGCTATTCGTCTTACGGAACATAACACAGGACTTGTTTTGAATTTTGCAATGAACTACGGAAGTCGTCGCGAAATGACAGACTGTGTCAAACAGATCGCTCTGCAGGTAAAGTCGGGGGAATTATCGGCAGACGACATTACGCCTGAACTCATTGACAGACATATGCTCACTGGAGATATGCCTGATCCGGATTTGCTGATCCGGACGAGCGGAGAGTTGAGATTAAGCAATTTCATGCTTTGGCAGCTTGCATATAGCGAATTATGGTTTACGGATATATACTGGCCCGAATTTGGCAAAAAGCATTTGCTTGAAGCAGTAGCCGAATATCAGCGCAGAACAAGGCGTTACGGCGGTTTGAAATAG